In one window of Streptomyces sp. NBC_01224 DNA:
- a CDS encoding peptide ABC transporter substrate-binding protein, with protein sequence MFLAHTANSRRWALVAGAAVTAGALLTGCSGGGTSSSASGSSDTINYALPANFTPNWILPVGTAAHLNTNNSSISQSLWEPLIAYDGSTGKVGWNKDNSLATAADFAKDSKSVTITLGDRHWSDGKQITSRDVEFWFNLVKANKADWASYSPGKAPDNWTSLKVVDDTHFTITFDQAYNQQWMLANELSMIRPMPQHVWDKTSDSGSVSDLDRTAADAKKVWAYLNDAAKKISGYATDPLWKTVSGPYTIKSFSTAGKVQLTANAKYDGGGKANIKTVNLLPFTTTDAEENALRAGTVDYGYINATNLSQESSFTAKGYTVKPWSGWAITYMPYNFNNPAMGAVFKQLYARQAIQMSVDQTTLSKVVFNGTAVSTYGPIPQGQSSSFVSPEQKNNPYPFSTAKAKQLLTGHGWTEQNGTMVCTAPGTGDNQCGAGVDKGTKFRMQVLSQSGSTVTDNMMSALQSSFAKTGIDFTIKTAPVNSVLSQAGQCKADQDSCKWQLSFFGTAGSWYFPAYPSGDSLFATGGGSNFGSYSNPAVDKLVTQTTTSSSDEAVQKYSAALAKDLPVIWLPEPDYQVSVVKKSLGGFAQDSLANFHPAMWKWTTK encoded by the coding sequence ATGTTCCTTGCTCACACGGCGAACAGCCGCCGCTGGGCCCTTGTCGCGGGCGCCGCTGTCACCGCGGGTGCTCTGCTGACCGGTTGTTCCGGGGGCGGCACCTCGTCGTCCGCCTCCGGCTCGTCGGACACCATCAACTACGCGCTGCCGGCGAACTTCACGCCGAACTGGATCCTCCCGGTCGGCACCGCGGCGCACCTGAACACCAACAACTCCTCCATATCCCAGTCCCTCTGGGAGCCGCTGATCGCGTACGACGGCTCCACCGGCAAGGTCGGCTGGAACAAGGACAACTCGCTCGCCACCGCCGCCGACTTCGCCAAGGACAGCAAGAGCGTCACGATCACGCTCGGCGACCGGCACTGGAGCGACGGCAAGCAGATCACCTCCCGCGACGTGGAGTTCTGGTTCAACCTGGTCAAGGCCAACAAGGCCGACTGGGCCAGCTACAGCCCGGGCAAGGCGCCGGACAACTGGACCTCGCTGAAGGTCGTCGACGACACGCACTTCACCATCACCTTCGACCAGGCGTACAACCAGCAGTGGATGCTCGCCAACGAGTTGAGCATGATCCGCCCGATGCCGCAGCACGTCTGGGACAAGACCAGCGACTCGGGCAGCGTGTCGGACCTCGACCGCACCGCCGCGGACGCCAAGAAGGTCTGGGCGTACCTGAACGACGCCGCCAAGAAGATCTCCGGTTACGCCACCGACCCGCTCTGGAAGACGGTCAGCGGCCCGTACACCATCAAGTCGTTCTCCACGGCCGGCAAGGTCCAGCTGACGGCCAACGCCAAGTACGACGGCGGGGGCAAGGCCAACATCAAGACCGTGAACCTGCTGCCGTTCACCACCACGGACGCCGAGGAGAACGCGCTCCGGGCAGGCACGGTCGACTACGGCTACATCAACGCGACCAACCTCAGCCAGGAGTCGTCCTTCACCGCCAAGGGCTACACGGTGAAGCCGTGGTCCGGCTGGGCCATCACGTACATGCCCTACAACTTCAACAACCCCGCCATGGGCGCTGTGTTCAAGCAGCTCTACGCCCGCCAGGCGATCCAGATGTCGGTGGATCAGACCACCCTCTCCAAGGTCGTCTTCAACGGCACCGCGGTCTCCACCTACGGCCCGATCCCGCAGGGCCAGAGCTCGTCCTTCGTCTCGCCGGAGCAGAAGAACAACCCGTACCCGTTCTCCACCGCCAAGGCGAAGCAGCTGCTGACCGGCCACGGCTGGACCGAGCAGAACGGCACCATGGTGTGCACCGCGCCGGGCACCGGCGACAACCAGTGCGGCGCCGGCGTGGACAAGGGCACCAAGTTCCGGATGCAGGTGCTCTCGCAGTCCGGTTCGACCGTGACCGACAACATGATGAGCGCCCTGCAGTCGTCGTTCGCAAAGACCGGCATCGACTTCACCATCAAGACCGCCCCGGTCAACTCGGTCCTCTCGCAGGCCGGCCAGTGCAAGGCCGACCAGGACAGCTGCAAGTGGCAGCTGTCGTTCTTCGGCACCGCGGGCAGCTGGTACTTCCCGGCCTACCCGAGCGGTGACTCGCTCTTCGCCACCGGCGGCGGCTCCAACTTCGGCAGCTACTCCAACCCCGCCGTGGACAAGCTGGTCACCCAGACCACCACCTCCTCCTCCGACGAGGCGGTGCAGAAGTACAGCGCGGCCCTGGCCAAGGACCTCCCGGTCATCTGGCTGCCGGAGCCGGACTACCAGGTCTCCGTGGTCAAGAAGAGCCTTGGCGGCTTCGCCCAGGACTCGCTCGCCAACTTCCACCCCGCCATGTGGAAGTGGACGACCAAGTGA
- a CDS encoding ROK family transcriptional regulator — translation MTEISAWDRRAAKGTPALAARVLELVASGQASSRAELAGLLGAAASTISLTVAHLVERGLIAEEGTQSSTGGRPRKVLRLGSNDEFAVAADLGGRHARIGVVLPGGGLTDVSTVPFVIADGPEAALPRLAETLEALAEQRGRGRLRGVGLSLPGPVDIASGSVVLPSRMPGWNRFPVTAWLEERFGVPAAVDNDANCMAIGEHTVRPAEHRQTIMVKIGSAIGAGVIVDGRLYRGGTGAAGDITHIRIDAGADIPCSCGNTGCLETVASGAALVRILRERGADVSSPEDVARLAIDADPLATRAVRRAGDYLGQVLAANVNFFNPDAVYLGGILSTLEPFVAAVRSQLYESCHPLVTEHLTIERASLGADAGLVGAGQFALQRALTRALSEVGAADQFRAPAPRHV, via the coding sequence ATGACTGAAATAAGTGCATGGGACCGCAGGGCCGCAAAAGGCACGCCGGCCCTCGCCGCGCGGGTCCTGGAACTCGTCGCATCGGGCCAGGCCTCGTCACGCGCCGAACTCGCCGGACTGCTGGGGGCCGCCGCCTCCACCATCTCTCTCACCGTGGCCCATCTGGTGGAGCGCGGGCTGATCGCCGAGGAGGGCACCCAGTCCTCCACCGGCGGGCGCCCCCGCAAAGTACTGAGACTGGGGAGCAACGACGAGTTCGCGGTCGCCGCCGACCTCGGCGGCCGGCACGCCCGGATCGGTGTGGTGCTGCCCGGCGGCGGTCTGACCGATGTCTCGACCGTCCCCTTCGTGATCGCCGACGGCCCCGAGGCGGCTCTGCCCCGGCTCGCCGAGACCCTGGAGGCGCTGGCCGAGCAGCGCGGCCGCGGCCGGCTGCGCGGGGTCGGGCTCTCGCTGCCCGGACCGGTGGACATCGCGTCGGGGTCGGTCGTCCTGCCGTCGCGGATGCCGGGCTGGAACCGTTTTCCGGTCACCGCCTGGCTGGAGGAACGCTTCGGCGTCCCGGCCGCCGTGGACAACGACGCCAACTGCATGGCGATCGGCGAGCACACCGTACGGCCCGCCGAGCACCGGCAGACGATCATGGTGAAGATCGGCTCCGCGATCGGCGCCGGCGTCATCGTCGACGGACGCCTCTACCGGGGCGGAACCGGCGCGGCCGGTGACATCACCCACATCCGGATCGACGCCGGCGCCGACATCCCCTGCTCCTGCGGCAACACCGGCTGCCTGGAAACCGTGGCGTCCGGCGCCGCCCTGGTCCGCATCCTGCGCGAGCGCGGGGCCGACGTCAGCAGCCCCGAGGACGTGGCCCGACTCGCCATCGACGCAGACCCGTTGGCCACCCGCGCGGTCCGCAGGGCCGGCGACTACCTCGGCCAGGTGCTCGCCGCCAACGTCAACTTCTTCAATCCCGACGCCGTCTACCTCGGCGGCATCCTCTCCACCCTGGAACCGTTCGTCGCCGCCGTGCGCAGCCAGCTCTACGAGAGCTGCCACCCGCTCGTCACCGAACACCTCACCATCGAGCGGGCCAGCCTCGGCGCCGACGCCGGACTGGTCGGCGCCGGTCAGTTCGCCCTGCAGCGCGCCCTGACCCGCGCCCTGAGCGAGGTCGGCGCCGCCGACCAATTCCGCGCCCCAGCGCCCCGTCACGTCTGA
- a CDS encoding branched-chain amino acid ABC transporter permease, with the protein MSTVTETHDRTGEKHTVAPGPGNTARLLRRWWPAAALLILAIAPYSALPLPGLLDGPLGSPGSLQLLATCLLFGALATGYDLLLGRTGLLSFGHALYFAAGSYATNMFLLEAGLPFAVSALLGLCSGIALALVLGSVSLRVTGIGFSMVTLAFAQAGSILVSRNPGGLTGGEEGRAAPADLLPSGLVGIEHTANLYWVALAYLVLTLAVVHWAVRSPTGRVWEGIKENERRVEVLGLKPYGFKLTAFVLAGALAALGGLVHLLLTGGSTPQTTTSDFTLSLLVMVVLGGSGTRWGPMVGGILYTWADHRLGDLAGSGAVADLPAVLRVPLSQPLFLLGVLFVAVVHLLPGGLARLPSRLAAVRRGPAAPETLPAEKARKENGRP; encoded by the coding sequence GTGAGCACCGTCACCGAGACACACGACCGCACCGGCGAAAAACACACGGTCGCACCCGGCCCCGGGAACACCGCCCGGCTGCTGCGCCGCTGGTGGCCCGCCGCCGCACTGCTGATCCTCGCCATCGCGCCGTACAGCGCACTGCCGCTGCCCGGACTCCTGGACGGCCCGCTCGGCAGCCCCGGCAGCCTCCAACTGCTCGCCACCTGCCTGCTGTTCGGCGCGCTGGCAACCGGCTACGACCTGCTGCTCGGCCGCACCGGGCTGCTCTCCTTCGGGCATGCGCTCTACTTCGCCGCGGGCAGCTACGCCACCAACATGTTCCTGCTGGAGGCGGGCCTCCCGTTCGCCGTGTCCGCACTGCTCGGCCTCTGCTCCGGGATCGCGCTCGCGCTGGTCCTGGGGTCGGTGAGCCTACGGGTCACCGGCATCGGCTTCTCCATGGTGACGCTGGCCTTCGCCCAGGCGGGCTCGATCCTGGTCTCCCGCAACCCCGGTGGTCTCACCGGCGGCGAGGAGGGCCGGGCTGCCCCCGCGGATCTGCTGCCGTCCGGGCTCGTGGGCATCGAGCACACCGCGAACCTCTACTGGGTGGCGCTCGCCTACCTGGTCCTCACCCTCGCCGTCGTCCACTGGGCGGTCCGCTCCCCCACCGGACGGGTCTGGGAGGGCATCAAGGAGAACGAACGCCGGGTGGAGGTACTGGGGTTGAAGCCGTACGGCTTCAAGCTGACGGCCTTCGTCCTGGCGGGCGCGCTGGCCGCGCTGGGCGGTCTGGTGCACCTGCTGCTCACCGGCGGCTCGACGCCGCAGACAACCACCTCGGACTTCACCCTCTCCCTGTTGGTGATGGTGGTGCTGGGTGGATCGGGCACCCGCTGGGGTCCGATGGTCGGCGGCATCCTCTACACCTGGGCCGATCACCGGCTCGGCGATCTGGCCGGGTCGGGCGCGGTCGCCGATCTGCCCGCGGTGCTGCGGGTGCCGCTCTCCCAGCCGCTGTTCCTGCTGGGTGTGCTGTTCGTGGCCGTGGTACACCTGCTGCCGGGCGGCCTGGCCCGGCTGCCGTCCCGGCTGGCCGCGGTACGACGCGGTCCCGCCGCCCCCGAAACGCTCCCGGCCGAAAAGGCCCGGAAGGAGAACGGACGCCCGTGA
- a CDS encoding alpha/beta hydrolase has protein sequence MIPYEEVQVPVAGGELAVLRWPAREPGAPVVVALHGITANALSWGPVAGLLDGRITLIAPDLRGRAGSSALPGPYGIATHADDIAALTEALGLDRVVLAGHSMGAFVTALAAVRHPERFGPLLLVDGGIGFPAPTHLSPDELMTAVIGPAMDRLSMTFPDRTAYRSFWQAHPAFAGAWSAEVDAYIQRDLTGDEPAMHSTCRIEAVRTDGIGLFDEEVLTAVRKLPAPATLLWAQRGLMNEEQGLYDETRLAAADLGGTEVTPVPVRDVNHYTLLTGEAGAGEIAHHLLTMSGAPGPSGA, from the coding sequence GTGATTCCTTACGAAGAGGTACAGGTCCCCGTGGCCGGGGGCGAGTTGGCGGTACTGAGGTGGCCGGCCCGTGAGCCGGGCGCACCGGTCGTCGTCGCCCTGCACGGCATCACGGCCAACGCGCTGTCCTGGGGCCCGGTGGCAGGGCTGCTGGACGGCCGCATCACCCTGATCGCCCCGGATCTGCGTGGCAGGGCCGGGAGTTCGGCCCTGCCGGGGCCGTACGGGATCGCCACGCACGCCGATGACATCGCCGCCCTGACCGAGGCCCTGGGTCTGGACCGCGTGGTGCTGGCCGGTCATTCGATGGGCGCGTTCGTGACGGCGCTGGCCGCCGTACGACACCCGGAACGGTTCGGGCCGCTGCTGCTGGTCGACGGCGGCATCGGCTTCCCCGCCCCCACGCATCTCTCCCCGGACGAGCTGATGACCGCCGTGATCGGGCCGGCCATGGACCGGCTTTCGATGACCTTCCCCGACCGGACCGCATACCGCTCCTTCTGGCAGGCGCACCCGGCGTTCGCGGGTGCGTGGTCGGCCGAGGTGGATGCGTACATCCAGCGCGACCTGACCGGCGACGAACCCGCCATGCACTCCACCTGCCGGATCGAGGCGGTACGCACCGACGGCATCGGCCTCTTCGACGAGGAGGTGCTGACGGCGGTACGGAAGCTGCCGGCTCCGGCGACTCTGCTGTGGGCACAGCGTGGCCTGATGAACGAGGAGCAGGGCCTGTACGACGAGACGCGCCTGGCAGCGGCCGACCTCGGGGGCACGGAGGTGACACCGGTGCCGGTAAGGGACGTCAACCACTACACGCTGCTGACGGGAGAAGCGGGCGCCGGAGAGATCGCACACCACTTGCTGACCATGTCCGGCGCCCCCGGCCCGTCCGGCGCTTGA
- a CDS encoding 3-hydroxybutyrate dehydrogenase gives METPQSPDRGPAPQAAPPTVPPPAAGPSPSPADRFLTGRTALVTGAASGIGRACAQALAAAGAHVHVVDKAADAAKDLAEAIGGTAWVVDLSVPDAVDTLPADADIVVNNAGLQHVAPVHEFPPDRFALIQRVMAEAPFRILRRTLPGMYERGWGRVVNISSVHGLRASPYKSAYVMAKHALEGLSKVVALEAAEHGVTSNCVSPGYVRTPLVENQIADQARTHGITEEEVVGRVMLERSAIKRLIEPDDVAEAVLWLCGPRTGHITGTSLSMDGGWTAN, from the coding sequence ATGGAGACTCCTCAGAGCCCGGACCGCGGGCCCGCCCCGCAGGCCGCCCCGCCCACCGTCCCGCCACCTGCCGCCGGTCCCTCGCCGTCGCCCGCAGACCGGTTCCTCACCGGGCGTACCGCCCTGGTGACCGGTGCCGCGAGCGGTATCGGGCGGGCCTGCGCACAGGCCCTGGCCGCCGCGGGCGCCCATGTCCATGTGGTGGACAAGGCCGCCGACGCCGCCAAGGACCTGGCCGAGGCGATCGGCGGGACCGCATGGGTGGTTGATCTCTCCGTCCCCGACGCGGTGGACACGCTGCCCGCCGACGCGGACATCGTGGTCAACAACGCCGGGCTCCAGCATGTCGCCCCCGTGCACGAGTTCCCGCCGGACCGCTTCGCGCTGATCCAGCGTGTCATGGCGGAGGCCCCGTTCCGCATCTTGCGCCGGACCCTGCCGGGCATGTACGAACGCGGCTGGGGACGCGTGGTCAACATCTCGTCCGTGCACGGCCTGCGGGCCAGCCCCTACAAATCGGCCTATGTAATGGCAAAGCACGCACTGGAGGGACTCAGCAAGGTGGTCGCGCTCGAAGCGGCGGAGCACGGGGTGACGAGCAACTGTGTCAGCCCCGGGTACGTACGCACCCCCCTGGTCGAGAACCAGATCGCGGACCAGGCCCGTACGCACGGCATCACCGAGGAGGAGGTGGTGGGGCGGGTCATGCTGGAACGCAGCGCGATCAAGCGCCTGATCGAACCCGACGACGTCGCCGAGGCCGTGCTGTGGCTCTGCGGGCCGCGTACCGGGCACATCACCGGAACCTCGCTCTCCATGGACGGCGGCTGGACCGCCAACTGA
- a CDS encoding helix-turn-helix domain-containing protein yields the protein MSEPSASAAPHLRRLLDLLADDAPAEALGAVSSQARAAGVPAGDLAEVERATATALRIRGALRQHRRRELQLTALFDTAGDLAASRDLDDVLNAIVRRARMLLGTDTAYLTLPDEEAGDTYMRVTDGSVSVPFQRLRLELGEGLGGLVAQTASPYATPDYRTDDRFHHTRNIDSAVLDDGLVAILGVPLLLGSSRGGTGKVIGVLFAADRAPRVFSPDEVALLCSLAAHAAIAIDTARALADTRSALDELAETNAELAEANAAVRAHSAAMRRAEESHDRLTDLVLRGRDVKDVAAAVAGLLDSPLTIHDPGGRPLAAVRPDGADFAADSMDAGWLAETAEESRTGARAVHRDGRWICAVLAGRELLAGLVLHRREQLDDSDRRLFERASVVTGLLLLLRRTVAETENRIRGELITDLLTEADRDPAGLAERGRRLGIDLDRPHLLLVAEGGARERLAPAAMRYLFGGDIHGVSAEHAGNVVLLIEADDPGPAAGAAARAAAAQLGQLIQAPVTVAATGPARGARELASAYGEAARCLRAMRVLGRAGEGACVDELGFLGVVLGNAQDVDGFVTATLGPLLEYDAQRGTHLVRTLSAYFGSGGSLIRAKDELHVHVNTVVQRLDRVQVLLGRDWNEPGRALELQLALRLHLLAGGRER from the coding sequence ATGTCTGAACCGTCAGCCTCCGCCGCGCCCCATCTGCGGCGCCTCCTCGACCTGCTGGCCGACGACGCCCCCGCCGAGGCGCTGGGCGCCGTCTCCTCGCAGGCGCGGGCCGCCGGCGTGCCCGCGGGCGATCTGGCGGAGGTGGAGCGGGCCACCGCCACCGCCCTGCGGATCAGGGGCGCCCTGCGGCAGCACCGGCGCCGCGAGCTCCAGCTCACCGCGCTCTTCGACACCGCGGGCGACCTGGCCGCATCCCGCGACCTGGACGACGTGCTGAATGCGATCGTCCGCCGCGCCAGGATGCTGCTCGGCACGGACACGGCGTATCTCACGCTCCCCGACGAGGAGGCGGGGGACACCTATATGCGGGTCACCGACGGGTCGGTGTCGGTGCCCTTCCAGCGCCTGCGGCTTGAGCTGGGCGAAGGGCTCGGCGGTCTGGTGGCGCAGACCGCGAGCCCGTACGCGACCCCCGACTACCGCACCGACGACCGCTTCCACCACACCCGCAACATCGACTCCGCGGTGCTGGACGACGGGCTCGTAGCCATCCTGGGCGTGCCCCTGCTCCTCGGCTCCAGCCGCGGCGGCACGGGAAAGGTCATCGGCGTCCTCTTCGCGGCCGACCGTGCACCCCGCGTCTTCAGCCCCGACGAGGTCGCCCTGCTGTGCTCGCTCGCCGCACATGCCGCGATCGCCATCGACACCGCCCGCGCGCTCGCCGACACCCGGTCCGCGCTGGACGAACTGGCCGAGACCAACGCCGAGCTGGCCGAGGCCAATGCGGCCGTACGGGCCCACTCGGCGGCGATGCGGCGCGCCGAGGAGTCCCACGACCGGCTGACCGATCTGGTCCTGCGCGGCCGCGACGTCAAGGATGTCGCCGCGGCGGTCGCGGGGCTGCTGGACTCCCCGCTCACCATTCACGACCCGGGCGGGCGGCCCCTGGCGGCGGTCCGGCCCGACGGTGCGGACTTCGCCGCCGACAGCATGGACGCCGGGTGGCTGGCCGAGACCGCCGAGGAGTCCCGTACGGGTGCCCGCGCCGTGCACCGCGACGGCCGGTGGATCTGCGCGGTCCTTGCCGGACGGGAACTCCTGGCCGGTCTGGTCCTGCACCGGCGCGAACAGCTCGACGACTCCGACCGGCGGCTGTTCGAGCGGGCCTCGGTGGTCACCGGACTCCTTCTGCTGCTGCGGCGCACGGTCGCCGAGACCGAGAACCGGATCCGCGGAGAGCTGATCACCGACCTGCTGACCGAAGCGGACCGAGACCCGGCCGGGCTCGCCGAACGCGGCCGACGCCTCGGCATCGACCTCGACCGCCCACATCTGCTGCTGGTGGCCGAGGGCGGAGCCCGGGAGAGGCTGGCTCCTGCCGCGATGCGCTATCTGTTCGGCGGGGACATCCACGGGGTGAGCGCCGAACACGCGGGGAACGTGGTGCTGTTGATAGAGGCCGACGACCCCGGCCCGGCTGCCGGTGCCGCGGCACGCGCGGCGGCGGCCCAGCTCGGCCAGCTGATCCAGGCCCCCGTCACCGTCGCCGCCACCGGGCCGGCCCGCGGCGCCCGGGAGCTGGCCTCCGCATACGGGGAGGCCGCCCGCTGCCTGCGCGCCATGCGGGTCCTGGGGCGTGCGGGGGAAGGCGCGTGCGTCGACGAACTCGGCTTCCTGGGAGTGGTGTTGGGCAACGCCCAGGACGTCGACGGCTTCGTCACGGCGACGCTGGGGCCGCTGCTGGAGTACGACGCGCAGCGCGGCACGCATCTCGTGCGTACGCTCAGCGCCTATTTCGGGTCCGGGGGCAGTCTCATCCGCGCCAAGGACGAACTCCACGTGCACGTCAACACGGTGGTGCAGCGGCTGGACCGGGTGCAGGTGCTGCTGGGGCGGGACTGGAACGAGCCCGGGCGGGCGTTGGAGCTGCAACTCGCCTTGAGGTTGCATCTGTTGGCGGGCGGCCGGGAGCGGTAG
- a CDS encoding copper homeostasis protein CutC has protein sequence MTARPALEIAVTSPAGARTAREHGADRVELCVALELGGLTPSAALVEAVAAEGLPVQVLVRCRPGDFVHDAEEIALMAAEVRSVIASGASGVVIGALTVDGTLDTVAVARLAEAARAPGCPVDITLHRAIDQSADPVATAALLPSLGLTRVLTSGGAPAAADGLATIAAMAAAAPGVQVMAGGGVRPADIPALTSVGVAAVHLSAKARALPRRGGKWIPLGAGGASAEQDTHFVTDPEVVAEARRAVEAAG, from the coding sequence GTGACCGCGCGCCCCGCCCTGGAGATCGCCGTCACCTCACCGGCCGGCGCCCGGACCGCCCGGGAGCACGGCGCCGACCGGGTCGAACTCTGCGTCGCCCTGGAGCTGGGCGGCCTGACCCCGTCGGCAGCCCTGGTGGAGGCGGTCGCCGCGGAAGGGCTGCCGGTGCAGGTGCTGGTCAGGTGCCGGCCCGGCGACTTCGTCCATGACGCGGAGGAGATCGCGCTCATGGCCGCCGAGGTGCGGTCCGTCATCGCCTCCGGTGCCTCCGGCGTGGTGATCGGCGCGCTGACCGTCGACGGCACCCTGGACACCGTGGCGGTCGCCCGGCTCGCCGAAGCGGCCCGCGCCCCGGGCTGCCCGGTGGACATCACCCTGCACCGCGCCATCGACCAGTCCGCCGACCCGGTGGCCACCGCCGCACTGCTGCCTTCACTCGGTCTCACCCGGGTCCTCACCTCGGGCGGCGCTCCCGCCGCGGCCGACGGGCTGGCGACGATCGCCGCGATGGCCGCTGCCGCACCCGGGGTGCAGGTGATGGCCGGCGGCGGCGTGCGCCCCGCCGACATCCCGGCCCTGACCTCAGTCGGCGTCGCCGCTGTCCATCTCTCCGCCAAGGCGAGGGCGCTGCCCCGGCGCGGCGGCAAGTGGATACCGCTCGGCGCCGGGGGCGCGTCGGCCGAGCAGGACACCCACTTCGTCACCGACCCCGAGGTGGTGGCCGAGGCACGACGGGCGGTGGAGGCGGCGGGCTGA
- a CDS encoding M81 family metallopeptidase, whose translation MSQSRTAAARPVIAIAGLGIESSTFSPARTQAPAFHPSRGAEVLDRYPFLAPGEELREAADWHGALVGKSLPGGTVTAAAWAELTDELIERLAALPRPDGLWYDIHGAMTVEGIDDAEAVLLERIRATVGPDVIISTSMDLHGNVSRELAHGSDLITCYRMAPHEDHMETKERAVRNLVDLLASGAPRPVKAWVPVPVLLAGEQTSTRIEPARSVYAAVDEVEAMDGVIDAAIWVGYAWADEPRNRAVVVVTGTDRAAVSAGAERLAQGFWKARDDFDFVAPTGTFDGILDEALDSDQRPYFISDTGDNPTAGGAGDMTWGLTRLLARPEFQKDDGPTVIYASVPGPAAVETAVAAGVGATVTVTAGAEVDDRHAGPVTLTGTVHAIRHGDRDARTEVVIRVGSVYAILTGLRKPYHHEHDFTDLDLDPRGADIVIVKIGYLEPELFDMSVGWKMALTPGGVDQDLVRLGHHRIRRPMFPFDREMADPDLSARIISASDQPLTGDDE comes from the coding sequence ATGTCGCAATCCCGCACCGCCGCAGCCCGCCCGGTCATAGCCATCGCCGGACTCGGCATCGAGTCGTCCACCTTCTCTCCCGCCCGCACCCAGGCCCCCGCCTTCCACCCCTCGCGCGGCGCCGAAGTACTGGACCGCTACCCCTTCCTGGCCCCCGGTGAGGAACTGCGCGAGGCGGCCGACTGGCACGGCGCCCTGGTCGGCAAGTCGCTGCCGGGTGGCACCGTCACCGCCGCCGCCTGGGCCGAGCTGACCGACGAGCTGATCGAACGGCTCGCCGCGCTGCCCCGGCCGGACGGCCTCTGGTACGACATCCACGGCGCGATGACCGTGGAGGGCATCGACGACGCCGAGGCGGTGCTGCTGGAGCGCATCCGCGCCACCGTCGGCCCCGACGTGATCATCTCCACCTCGATGGACCTGCACGGCAACGTCTCCCGCGAACTCGCCCACGGCAGCGACCTGATCACCTGCTACCGGATGGCCCCGCACGAGGACCACATGGAGACCAAGGAGCGGGCCGTCCGCAACCTGGTGGACCTGCTGGCCTCCGGCGCGCCCCGCCCGGTCAAGGCCTGGGTGCCGGTGCCGGTGCTGCTGGCCGGCGAGCAGACCTCCACCCGGATCGAGCCGGCCAGGAGCGTGTACGCGGCCGTTGACGAGGTCGAGGCCATGGACGGCGTGATCGACGCCGCGATATGGGTCGGCTACGCCTGGGCCGACGAACCGCGCAACCGCGCCGTGGTGGTGGTCACCGGCACCGACCGGGCCGCCGTCTCGGCCGGTGCCGAGCGCCTGGCCCAGGGCTTCTGGAAGGCCCGCGACGACTTCGACTTCGTCGCCCCGACCGGCACCTTCGACGGCATCCTGGACGAGGCCCTGGACTCCGACCAGCGCCCGTACTTCATCAGCGACACCGGGGACAACCCGACCGCCGGGGGCGCCGGCGACATGACCTGGGGCCTGACCCGGCTGCTGGCCCGCCCGGAGTTCCAGAAGGACGACGGTCCGACCGTCATCTACGCCTCGGTGCCGGGACCGGCCGCCGTCGAGACCGCCGTTGCCGCGGGTGTCGGCGCCACCGTCACGGTCACCGCCGGCGCCGAGGTGGACGACCGGCACGCGGGCCCGGTCACCCTGACCGGCACGGTGCACGCCATCCGGCACGGCGACCGCGACGCCCGGACCGAGGTCGTGATCCGGGTCGGCAGCGTGTACGCGATCCTCACCGGGCTCCGCAAGCCCTACCACCACGAGCACGACTTCACCGACCTGGACCTCGACCCGCGCGGCGCCGACATCGTGATCGTGAAGATCGGCTACCTGGAGCCCGAACTCTTCGACATGTCGGTCGGGTGGAAGATGGCGCTCACCCCCGGCGGTGTGGACCAGGACCTGGTACGCCTGGGCCACCACCGCATCCGCCGCCCGATGTTCCCCTTCGACCGCGAGATGGCCGACCCGGATCTGTCGGCCCGCATCATCTCCGCCTCCGACCAGCCGCTGACCGGGGACGACGAGTGA